Proteins found in one Vallitalea guaymasensis genomic segment:
- a CDS encoding DUF2161 domain-containing phosphodiesterase, giving the protein MEIKETDLYDPIYNYFTDLGYKVNGEVKSIDVTAVKDDELIVIELKKVLNMKLLIQGTKGQRLTDRVYLAIERPKKMFSRQWKDKLYLIRRLELGLIFVSFKGNKPLVQVVYHPKPFDRNQSKRLSSKKKNNIIAEIEGRYGNFNVGGSTKTKLMTAYKENSIHIACCLEKYGNLSPKQLRELGTGDKTTSILYNNFYDWFTKIDRGIYGISPKGIEAIKQYKELADYYYNLLPKDEA; this is encoded by the coding sequence ATGGAGATAAAAGAAACGGATTTATATGACCCTATATACAATTATTTTACGGATCTAGGATACAAAGTTAATGGCGAGGTCAAATCTATTGACGTAACAGCAGTGAAAGATGATGAACTAATTGTCATTGAACTTAAGAAAGTTCTGAACATGAAACTGTTGATTCAAGGAACCAAAGGACAAAGACTAACTGATAGAGTATATCTTGCAATAGAACGACCTAAAAAAATGTTTTCTAGGCAATGGAAGGACAAGCTTTATCTAATCAGGAGATTAGAACTAGGACTGATATTTGTTTCATTCAAAGGCAACAAACCATTGGTTCAGGTGGTATATCACCCTAAACCTTTTGACAGAAATCAAAGCAAGAGATTATCATCTAAGAAGAAAAATAATATTATAGCTGAGATTGAAGGACGATACGGTAATTTCAATGTAGGAGGAAGCACTAAGACAAAGCTAATGACAGCATATAAGGAAAATTCAATACATATTGCCTGCTGCTTAGAAAAATACGGCAACTTATCACCAAAACAGCTAAGGGAACTAGGAACAGGTGATAAAACCACTTCCATACTATATAATAATTTTTACGACTGGTTCACCAAAATAGATAGAGGCATCTATGGAATCAGCCCAAAAGGCATTGAAGCTATAAAACAGTATAAAGAATTAGCTGATTATTATTATAATCTACTACCTAAGGATGAAGCATAG
- a CDS encoding AraC family transcriptional regulator, which translates to MIFRMRTNVLPVVRFIGQISYHQGWKHFERKADEFIVYVIKKGDMYIEEDGVRYHLRKKDIFFFEPGKVHNGYKSASCEYFHIHFSSLVLKELEFNNDSDLVNELRRRRYIATTSNCLSSELPNDSTCFLPKQYSLEHIDYYSNKLKECINNYEIRIENYKEIISTELLNLLIRISREFASDIIESSSNQISKPLHKATEVLDYINSEYTNKLTGEIIGEHFDSNYDYLNRCFKQLTGHTIINYVNMLRISKAKELILTTNMKFTEIAYLVGIDNPYYFSRLFKQHAGCTATDYYNNTMLHP; encoded by the coding sequence GTGATTTTTAGGATGAGAACTAATGTATTGCCTGTTGTAAGATTTATTGGGCAGATATCATATCATCAGGGGTGGAAGCATTTTGAGAGGAAAGCTGATGAGTTTATAGTATATGTTATCAAGAAGGGTGATATGTATATAGAGGAAGATGGAGTGCGGTATCATTTACGGAAGAAGGATATTTTTTTCTTTGAGCCTGGTAAAGTCCATAATGGTTATAAATCGGCATCTTGTGAGTATTTTCATATTCATTTTTCTAGTTTAGTATTGAAGGAATTGGAATTTAATAATGATAGTGATTTGGTTAATGAATTGCGTAGGAGGAGATATATTGCGACTACGAGTAATTGTTTGTCTAGTGAATTACCTAATGATTCCACTTGTTTTTTACCTAAGCAGTATTCGTTGGAGCATATTGATTATTATTCTAATAAATTAAAAGAGTGTATTAATAATTATGAAATACGGATTGAGAATTATAAGGAAATCATATCTACGGAATTACTTAATCTTCTCATTAGGATTTCTAGGGAATTTGCTTCGGATATTATAGAGTCTTCTTCTAATCAGATAAGTAAACCTTTGCATAAAGCTACGGAGGTTCTAGATTATATTAATAGTGAGTATACCAATAAGTTAACTGGTGAGATTATAGGTGAACATTTTGATTCTAATTATGATTATCTTAATAGATGTTTCAAACAGCTTACAGGTCATACAATCATTAATTATGTCAATATGCTGAGAATCAGTAAGGCTAAGGAGCTAATACTTACAACCAACATGAAGTTTACTGAAATAGCTTATCTTGTAGGTATTGACAATCCTTATTATTTCAGTAGATTGTTTAAACAACATGCTGGATGTACCGCTACTGATTATTATAATAATACTATGCTTCATCCTTAG
- a CDS encoding extracellular solute-binding protein: MKIIRNIMIAVLTLGLLLTGCAKETKDVKDNPNNNTDGKTNEQTHTGEDNKSKEKVKITFWHNYGADKETPFFQEKIIPMFNEKYPNIEVEVVAQGNDQYREQIVISAGTNTTPDVARLDITDVSGLAKIGALMSLDEMEGFNELKDNLFEGPMSTNYYNGKYYGLPLDTNCKAAVFNMNKLKELGFEDVPKTMEEFIDASTKKGGYTLNVSSAGEWDFLPYFWSFGGVLTNEDFTKATGYIDSQQSIDAVNKLKELHEQGMFTIKEIDGTTDAWDGIKSGEYAMFLEGPWFFAFTGDWKELGLKPALIPTYNNESGSIVGGESIGIFNSCEHPKEAFLFIKFLLSEEVQVLMGQEMGQMPVLKSAAKNPKLTSDEVWSVYLEQLNNARTRIPSPEKATIEEYIKDAFDSILTGAATTEDGLKQAASLLDEVLSQN, translated from the coding sequence ATGAAAATTATAAGAAACATAATGATTGCAGTTTTAACCTTAGGGTTACTACTAACTGGATGTGCTAAAGAAACCAAAGATGTAAAAGATAACCCAAACAACAATACAGATGGTAAAACAAATGAACAAACTCATACAGGTGAAGATAATAAGTCTAAGGAAAAAGTTAAAATAACTTTTTGGCATAACTATGGTGCCGACAAAGAAACTCCATTCTTCCAAGAAAAAATTATACCAATGTTCAATGAAAAATATCCAAATATTGAAGTAGAAGTTGTAGCACAAGGTAATGATCAATACCGTGAACAAATTGTTATAAGTGCTGGAACCAATACAACACCAGATGTGGCTAGACTTGATATAACTGATGTTTCTGGATTAGCCAAAATAGGAGCTTTAATGTCACTAGATGAAATGGAAGGTTTCAATGAACTAAAAGACAATCTATTTGAAGGACCAATGTCTACTAATTATTATAATGGTAAATACTATGGATTACCACTAGATACAAATTGTAAAGCAGCAGTTTTCAATATGAACAAATTAAAAGAACTAGGATTTGAAGATGTTCCTAAAACAATGGAAGAATTCATCGACGCAAGTACCAAAAAAGGTGGATACACATTAAATGTTTCTAGTGCTGGAGAATGGGATTTCTTACCTTATTTCTGGTCATTCGGTGGCGTGTTGACTAATGAAGACTTCACTAAAGCTACAGGTTATATTGACAGCCAACAAAGCATTGATGCAGTGAATAAATTAAAAGAACTTCATGAACAAGGAATGTTCACTATTAAAGAGATTGATGGTACCACAGATGCTTGGGATGGTATCAAATCAGGAGAATACGCTATGTTCCTTGAAGGACCTTGGTTCTTTGCTTTCACAGGTGATTGGAAAGAATTAGGTTTGAAACCTGCTTTAATCCCAACTTACAATAATGAATCAGGTTCAATAGTTGGAGGTGAAAGTATCGGTATATTCAACAGCTGTGAACATCCAAAAGAAGCCTTCTTATTTATAAAGTTCCTACTATCAGAGGAAGTACAAGTACTTATGGGACAGGAAATGGGTCAAATGCCTGTTTTAAAATCAGCAGCTAAGAATCCAAAATTAACAAGTGATGAAGTCTGGTCAGTGTATCTTGAACAATTGAACAACGCCAGAACACGTATTCCATCACCTGAAAAAGCTACTATTGAAGAATATATCAAAGATGCGTTTGACAGTATACTCACTGGAGCAGCAACAACTGAAGATGGTTTGAAACAAGCAGCATCATTATTGGATGAAGTTCTTAGTCAAAATTAA
- a CDS encoding carbohydrate ABC transporter permease yields the protein MKTNLVKKRTHTKSNKIYNKSWQAIIFILPGLILAIAFIFYPMIKNIQISFSDYDIMSGKLTFTGLNNYKELFNESQQRFFTAYRNNILYAVVVTPITLFLGLIIAVAINSIKKFSVTFKVIYYLPVITSWIIAGLMFKYLFNPGIQGPINYLLVNILHIIPQPINWLKTEWGGNISIWILGIWKNIGYAMLLYLAALQGINKSYYEVADIEGATGLQKLKKVTIPLIKPTSFFLTIQLLIGSFNVFLQVLVLTGGDPRGKTSVLQYLLYTRTFKLYKFGEGAAIGILTAVSILIVTLILNKKMKVDY from the coding sequence ATGAAAACAAACCTAGTTAAGAAAAGGACACATACTAAGTCAAACAAAATATATAACAAATCTTGGCAAGCCATTATTTTTATATTACCAGGATTGATATTAGCCATTGCATTTATATTTTATCCTATGATCAAAAACATACAAATCAGTTTTTCAGATTATGACATAATGTCTGGTAAGTTAACTTTTACAGGGCTTAACAACTATAAAGAGTTATTTAATGAATCGCAGCAACGTTTTTTTACAGCTTATAGAAACAACATCTTGTATGCTGTAGTCGTAACACCAATTACTTTGTTTTTGGGGCTTATCATTGCGGTAGCAATTAATTCTATTAAGAAATTTTCTGTTACATTCAAGGTGATTTACTATTTACCAGTAATAACTTCATGGATTATTGCAGGATTAATGTTCAAATATCTTTTTAACCCTGGAATTCAAGGACCTATTAATTATTTACTTGTCAATATCCTTCATATAATTCCACAACCTATAAATTGGTTGAAGACTGAATGGGGTGGAAATATATCAATCTGGATACTTGGAATATGGAAAAATATAGGTTATGCCATGTTATTATATTTGGCTGCATTGCAAGGAATCAACAAAAGTTATTATGAAGTTGCAGACATAGAAGGTGCTACAGGATTACAGAAACTTAAGAAAGTGACCATACCGCTTATAAAACCAACTTCATTCTTTTTAACTATACAATTATTGATAGGGTCATTTAATGTATTTTTACAAGTGCTAGTATTAACAGGAGGCGACCCAAGAGGTAAGACCAGTGTATTACAATACTTACTATATACACGTACATTCAAGTTGTACAAATTCGGTGAAGGAGCGGCTATTGGAATTCTTACAGCTGTCAGTATATTGATTGTTACTTTGATATTGAATAAAAAGATGAAAGTGGATTATTAA
- a CDS encoding carbohydrate ABC transporter permease translates to MRRFRKTFTWLLLILGAIIFMLPFIIMIGNSFETFTFSLPNPPRLLPKEFTLDNFKEIINVYHIFNYFGNSVFITFVTTIIVIFISALSAYAFAKIPFRGRELLFKLYLFTLMIPGVLNIIPQFMLINELGMIGTRRGLILLYVGTGICGNTFFLRGFFEAIPNELIESVVVDGGSHFTIFKKIVMPLAKPAIGTLAILVLLGTWDDFLTAKIILGAKESLLTLPIVIHRINGQHATKYGLVFAASIITLIPVMLVYTINQKFFVVGGIGEGAIKE, encoded by the coding sequence TTGAGACGTTTTAGAAAGACATTCACATGGTTACTACTCATATTGGGAGCTATCATTTTTATGCTGCCATTTATAATTATGATTGGTAATTCATTTGAAACATTTACATTTTCTTTACCTAATCCACCTAGACTTTTACCTAAGGAATTTACATTAGATAATTTTAAAGAAATTATAAATGTTTATCATATATTTAATTACTTTGGAAACAGTGTTTTTATTACTTTTGTTACAACTATAATTGTCATATTCATTTCTGCCCTATCAGCTTATGCCTTTGCTAAGATACCTTTTAGAGGCAGAGAATTATTATTCAAATTATATCTTTTTACATTAATGATTCCAGGAGTACTTAATATCATACCTCAATTCATGTTAATCAACGAATTAGGTATGATAGGTACAAGAAGAGGATTGATATTACTATATGTAGGTACTGGGATATGTGGAAATACCTTTTTCCTACGAGGATTTTTTGAGGCGATACCAAATGAGTTGATTGAATCTGTTGTAGTTGATGGAGGTTCGCATTTTACAATATTCAAGAAAATAGTTATGCCTCTGGCAAAACCAGCCATAGGTACTTTGGCAATACTTGTCTTATTGGGAACTTGGGATGATTTTTTGACTGCAAAGATAATATTAGGGGCAAAAGAAAGTCTATTGACATTACCAATTGTAATTCACAGAATCAATGGGCAGCACGCAACCAAATATGGCTTGGTTTTTGCCGCATCAATAATTACCCTTATTCCAGTAATGCTTGTCTATACTATAAACCAAAAGTTCTTTGTAGTTGGTGGCATTGGCGAAGGTGCAATAAAAGAATAA
- a CDS encoding glycoside hydrolase family 66 protein has translation MENTDTTRIEIMDVFTDKAVYKLNEKVKINVEINNRNKDNKPYYIGCKIYQLDEIISNTKEIHVLNEGLNKIVIEYLPPVVENRGYGVEIKVQNECKDTAFDVLEHWKVRPRYGFLSDFYKEDEKDEEDISQMSKYHINAVQFYDWMYKHEDLIPGEPYFIDLLDRKLSKEAILGKIKSCHDYNMASIGYGCIYAASKEFYNTHKEWALYTNEDKPQNLGEWFYIMNIASSSPWTKHIIDQFQLAIDKFDFDGIHLDTYGFPKTAYSKLNNERKLEKLDEQFLPLINRTYDRLREVKPEVGLIFNAVSNWAIEAVAPSEQAACYIEVWNPQYKYRHLYELIHRAKELSGKQVILAAYLKCFDKKYDCSPESCLNSLLLTTAVISASGGFQLLLGENNGVLCDPYYVNYGKILDEHTNKVRNYYDFIVRYGDILYDINAKDISMTHANGINTEYIFSGGDFSSYPKEQSIWTQIRETDNCKVIHLVNMMGIDSDIWNEEKKNKPKKVKGIKIQALIDEEILGVYYATPDGEMASSKTLEYTMESMDRGRYICFEVPTVEFWGMVYIKVR, from the coding sequence ATGGAAAATACAGATACAACAAGAATCGAAATTATGGATGTATTTACTGATAAAGCAGTATATAAGCTAAATGAAAAAGTAAAGATTAATGTAGAGATCAATAATAGAAATAAAGATAATAAACCTTATTATATTGGATGTAAGATATATCAGTTGGATGAGATAATATCTAATACCAAAGAAATACACGTACTGAATGAAGGGCTAAATAAAATAGTAATTGAATATTTACCACCAGTTGTTGAAAATAGAGGTTATGGTGTTGAGATCAAGGTTCAAAATGAGTGTAAAGATACAGCTTTTGATGTGCTTGAACACTGGAAGGTCAGACCAAGATATGGATTCTTAAGTGATTTTTATAAAGAAGATGAAAAGGACGAAGAAGATATCTCACAGATGTCTAAGTACCACATTAATGCTGTTCAATTTTATGATTGGATGTATAAACATGAAGATTTGATACCTGGAGAACCTTATTTTATAGACCTATTAGATAGAAAGTTGTCAAAGGAAGCTATTTTGGGTAAAATAAAAAGCTGTCATGATTACAATATGGCTTCAATAGGTTATGGCTGTATATATGCCGCTTCCAAGGAATTCTATAATACTCATAAAGAATGGGCTCTTTATACTAACGAAGATAAACCCCAGAATCTAGGAGAATGGTTCTATATAATGAATATTGCAAGTTCTTCACCTTGGACCAAGCATATAATAGATCAATTCCAATTAGCTATTGATAAATTTGATTTTGACGGGATTCATCTTGATACATATGGCTTTCCAAAAACAGCTTATTCCAAGCTAAATAATGAGAGAAAACTAGAAAAGCTGGATGAACAGTTTTTGCCTCTTATCAATAGAACCTATGATAGACTAAGAGAAGTGAAGCCAGAAGTTGGTCTGATATTTAATGCTGTCAGCAACTGGGCAATAGAAGCTGTAGCACCTAGTGAACAAGCCGCTTGTTACATAGAGGTGTGGAATCCTCAATATAAATATAGACATTTGTATGAACTCATTCATAGAGCTAAGGAATTAAGCGGTAAGCAGGTTATTCTTGCAGCATATCTAAAATGTTTTGATAAGAAATATGATTGTAGTCCAGAAAGTTGTCTTAATAGTCTACTTCTAACAACTGCTGTTATTTCGGCTAGTGGAGGATTTCAATTATTGTTAGGTGAGAATAATGGGGTGTTATGTGATCCATATTATGTAAACTATGGTAAAATATTAGATGAACATACTAATAAGGTTAGGAATTATTATGATTTTATTGTTAGGTATGGTGACATACTATATGACATTAATGCTAAGGATATTTCTATGACTCATGCAAATGGCATTAATACAGAATATATATTTTCAGGTGGTGATTTTTCCTCATACCCTAAAGAACAATCAATATGGACACAGATAAGGGAAACTGATAATTGTAAGGTAATTCATCTAGTCAATATGATGGGGATAGATAGTGATATATGGAATGAAGAAAAGAAAAACAAACCTAAAAAAGTAAAAGGGATTAAGATTCAAGCTTTGATAGATGAAGAGATATTGGGAGTATATTATGCTACGCCAGATGGTGAGATGGCTAGTAGCAAAACTTTAGAATATACAATGGAATCAATGGATCGTGGACGTTATATTTGTTTTGAAGTACCTACAGTTGAATTTTGGGGAATGGTTTATATCAAGGTTAGGTAA
- a CDS encoding transglutaminase domain-containing protein: MKKLLIILIGIMTLNLSVVAYAEQSTDNENLQKEEVIDFEKVIKTRLENYEAISKDTTVYDYSMDSLGNFYTEVKIKGKVMTPSHSDVMKFQQSIMKKIKKIDKDINDYCKDASEKNKIYAKIIEMFSNTKTIFEYSKEPATLRMESKSLKEVLDEIDSYFRWAKNIVENDRKALTAFKYDLPSIEYRTEIGESILNGEVPEKFQKEFDRNITVGEYSQLVYESIKDDIYIDRFIINEPSIKSTHPDYVKLAYIFGFIDKYSDLNKMLTREEMAHMIASINGHYSRCNAIDYNDVNPEYLEYTGNYDMSYINHRFEPKEYYKLENAIVDVDNYFSCYNYYLRGIFPSEYLMSSAKITLDGNLIILEDIRDFDYIKDIFTKEIADIDFNLAAKMIDYGPFYVNIDAKKSKITIFVKEGCRIHLNKNFKDKNYYYIDHSIINRYEPKPVDKNTRLEKTAKGDSANQEVRRRAKDIINKIINPKMTDEEKVKTIHDYIANNITYSGQPDYTTSKVALDALNSGKGVCVAYATLFYYLCDEAGISTLILSDIYTFVGSHSWNAVYINDRWYNVDVTCDDAKKSISYKYFLKTPLEVMSTHGWDQLGSIQQGNYPNTDPMNIQSTEELRLYLLESVGKFEVYGYYYDIKFKLANKDIDTDLGFFKKNKFKYGLSLDEKTNIYTLYRIK, encoded by the coding sequence ATGAAAAAATTACTAATAATATTGATAGGTATCATGACTCTAAATTTATCAGTAGTAGCATATGCAGAACAATCTACTGATAATGAAAATTTGCAAAAAGAAGAGGTTATTGATTTTGAGAAAGTAATTAAAACAAGGTTAGAAAATTATGAGGCTATAAGCAAAGATACTACAGTGTATGATTATTCCATGGATTCATTAGGTAATTTCTATACTGAAGTAAAGATAAAAGGAAAGGTTATGACACCTTCACATTCAGATGTTATGAAGTTCCAGCAATCTATTATGAAAAAGATAAAGAAAATAGATAAAGATATAAATGATTATTGTAAAGACGCATCTGAAAAAAATAAAATATATGCAAAGATAATTGAAATGTTTTCCAATACCAAGACAATTTTTGAATATAGTAAAGAACCAGCAACCCTTAGAATGGAATCAAAATCTTTAAAGGAAGTGTTGGATGAAATAGATAGCTACTTCAGATGGGCTAAGAATATAGTTGAAAATGACAGAAAAGCATTAACAGCATTCAAGTATGACTTACCATCAATTGAATATAGGACTGAAATAGGGGAGTCAATACTAAATGGAGAAGTACCAGAAAAATTTCAAAAAGAATTTGATAGAAATATAACAGTTGGAGAATACTCACAACTGGTTTATGAATCAATAAAAGATGATATATATATTGACAGATTTATTATTAATGAACCAAGTATAAAAAGTACACATCCAGATTATGTGAAACTTGCTTATATATTTGGATTCATTGATAAATATAGTGATTTGAATAAAATGTTAACTCGTGAAGAGATGGCACACATGATTGCTTCAATTAATGGTCATTATAGCAGATGTAATGCTATTGATTATAATGATGTAAATCCAGAATATCTTGAATATACAGGTAATTATGATATGAGTTATATTAATCATAGATTTGAACCTAAAGAATACTATAAACTAGAAAATGCTATTGTAGATGTTGATAATTACTTCTCTTGTTATAATTATTATTTGAGAGGCATATTTCCTAGTGAATATCTTATGAGTTCAGCTAAAATAACTTTAGATGGAAACTTAATAATTCTAGAGGATATTAGGGACTTTGATTATATAAAAGATATTTTTACAAAAGAAATAGCTGATATAGACTTTAATCTAGCAGCTAAAATGATTGATTATGGTCCGTTTTATGTAAATATTGATGCGAAAAAGAGTAAAATAACAATTTTTGTTAAAGAAGGTTGTAGAATACATTTGAATAAAAACTTCAAGGATAAAAATTATTACTATATAGATCATTCAATAATCAATAGATATGAACCAAAGCCAGTAGATAAAAATACTAGACTTGAAAAAACAGCTAAAGGTGACTCAGCTAATCAAGAAGTTAGAAGAAGAGCAAAAGACATTATTAATAAAATAATTAATCCCAAGATGACTGATGAAGAGAAGGTAAAGACAATACATGATTATATTGCTAATAATATAACATATAGTGGACAGCCAGATTATACTACTTCTAAAGTAGCTCTAGATGCATTAAACTCTGGTAAAGGGGTATGTGTTGCCTATGCTACATTATTTTATTATTTGTGCGATGAAGCAGGGATATCCACATTGATACTATCTGATATATATACATTTGTAGGTTCACATTCATGGAATGCAGTTTATATTAATGATAGATGGTATAATGTTGATGTAACATGTGACGATGCAAAGAAATCTATATCATATAAATATTTTTTGAAAACGCCACTTGAAGTTATGTCAACTCATGGATGGGACCAACTTGGAAGCATTCAACAAGGTAATTATCCAAATACAGACCCAATGAATATCCAGTCAACAGAAGAATTAAGATTATATCTTTTGGAATCAGTAGGTAAATTTGAAGTATATGGGTATTACTACGACATTAAGTTCAAATTAGCAAATAAAGATATTGATACGGATTTAGGATTCTTCAAGAAAAATAAGTTCAAATATGGCTTGTCATTAGATGAGAAAACAAATATCTATACTTTATATAGAATAAAATAA
- a CDS encoding MATE family efflux transporter produces the protein MNKDFTKIDLKNYLKFVFPTIISMVFISIYTMTDGIFVSNRLGSTALAALNITIPAFNFIFGSIFMVVIGASAIIGINLGAEDIEKANKNFSSMIYVLVFICFFYLFIGIFFTNQIVKLLGAKGDMIPYAKDYLFILFVGSFCFVGKLFTEVFLRIEGKFNLSLAATIAGGLVNILFDYIFIYSLDMGIKGAAYGTILGAFINGLVGIIYFAFKSSKIRFGLTKIDFGFIRESLVNGSSEMVSSISAGITTFIFNMVLLNLVGELGVSSISIILYINFLLSSIFIGIATGIQPLISYNFGANLIENINKLLKISVIIIGTISAFSFIVCNIFRYQLISLFETKNAELIKMTAEAFKIFSFTFFINGFNILGSGFFTALNNGKYSAIISFSRSIIFKIVLVLTLPYLMGLKGVWLATPLSECLCLCLTVYFYKKVRRLEMKNDCSIELEVN, from the coding sequence ATGAATAAAGATTTTACTAAAATTGATTTAAAAAATTATTTAAAGTTTGTTTTTCCTACTATTATTTCCATGGTATTCATATCCATATATACTATGACTGATGGTATTTTTGTGTCTAATAGGTTAGGAAGTACTGCTCTAGCCGCTCTTAACATAACTATACCTGCCTTCAACTTTATATTCGGTAGTATCTTTATGGTTGTTATTGGAGCATCAGCAATTATTGGAATCAATCTTGGAGCAGAGGATATAGAAAAAGCCAATAAAAACTTTAGCAGCATGATATATGTACTAGTTTTTATTTGCTTCTTTTATCTGTTCATAGGGATTTTCTTTACAAACCAAATAGTAAAACTATTAGGCGCTAAAGGAGATATGATTCCTTATGCAAAGGATTACTTATTTATCCTGTTTGTAGGGTCTTTTTGTTTTGTTGGAAAACTGTTTACTGAGGTTTTTCTTAGAATAGAAGGAAAATTCAATTTGTCTTTGGCTGCAACTATAGCTGGTGGACTGGTAAATATTTTATTTGATTATATTTTTATCTATTCTTTGGATATGGGCATTAAGGGGGCAGCATATGGAACTATACTTGGTGCTTTTATTAACGGGTTAGTTGGTATTATTTATTTTGCTTTCAAATCTTCTAAAATCCGCTTTGGTTTAACTAAGATTGATTTTGGTTTTATTAGAGAATCTTTAGTCAATGGTTCATCTGAAATGGTTTCAAGTATTTCCGCTGGAATTACTACTTTCATTTTCAATATGGTTCTATTGAATCTGGTTGGTGAGTTGGGTGTTTCAAGTATATCCATCATACTATATATTAACTTCTTGCTATCTTCAATCTTTATTGGCATAGCTACAGGAATTCAACCTCTGATAAGTTATAATTTTGGTGCTAATCTTATTGAAAACATTAATAAGTTACTAAAAATATCTGTTATCATCATAGGTACTATAAGTGCTTTTTCTTTCATCGTATGCAATATTTTTAGATATCAGCTTATTTCACTATTTGAAACTAAGAATGCAGAATTGATTAAGATGACTGCTGAAGCCTTTAAGATATTTAGTTTTACATTTTTTATTAATGGGTTCAATATTCTTGGTTCAGGATTTTTTACAGCTTTGAATAATGGTAAATATTCGGCTATTATTTCTTTTAGCAGGTCCATCATATTTAAGATAGTATTAGTTTTGACTCTTCCTTATCTTATGGGATTAAAAGGAGTATGGCTTGCAACACCTTTATCCGAGTGTTTATGTCTTTGTTTGACTGTTTATTTTTATAAGAAAGTTAGAAGGCTGGAGATGAAAAACGACTGTTCTATAGAATTAGAGGTAAATTAA
- a CDS encoding MerR family transcriptional regulator: MKKKYRIGEVAKIKDIDAQTLRYYDKLGLLSPEIIDKTNGYRYYSIEQFMDVDCIKFFRMIGFSLKEMKEFKEITDIDESLNILKSKKDIFKEEIRRKQAILKNMEIIIQGIEDKRNLYKINGSNIEIKECEDIYGVIGECKTANDWFEFEKKLGELTKRYPKYSEIGHNKDILLIYNYDFLNRTNQEEMEFAEKILLPIDKNFMEDENVEKYPLGKCLVAYHKGSHKSEGDLFKRIVEFISDNRINIRGDIVITTIIDEFIINNPDEFLIEIKVPII; the protein is encoded by the coding sequence ATGAAGAAAAAATATAGAATTGGAGAAGTAGCCAAAATAAAAGATATTGATGCCCAAACACTGAGATATTATGATAAATTAGGATTGTTATCACCAGAGATAATAGATAAAACAAATGGATATAGATATTATAGTATAGAGCAATTCATGGATGTGGATTGCATAAAATTTTTCAGAATGATTGGGTTTTCATTAAAAGAAATGAAGGAGTTCAAGGAAATTACAGATATAGATGAATCATTAAATATATTAAAAAGCAAAAAAGATATATTCAAAGAAGAAATAAGAAGAAAACAAGCAATACTAAAGAACATGGAAATAATCATACAAGGTATTGAAGATAAAAGGAACTTATATAAAATCAATGGCAGTAATATAGAGATAAAAGAGTGTGAGGATATATATGGTGTAATTGGAGAATGTAAAACAGCAAATGATTGGTTTGAATTTGAGAAAAAATTAGGTGAACTCACCAAGAGATATCCTAAGTATTCAGAGATAGGGCATAATAAAGATATTCTATTGATTTATAATTATGATTTTCTGAATAGAACAAATCAAGAGGAGATGGAATTCGCTGAAAAAATCTTATTACCTATAGATAAAAATTTTATGGAAGATGAAAATGTTGAAAAATATCCATTAGGAAAATGTTTAGTTGCCTATCACAAAGGTTCTCATAAATCAGAAGGAGATTTATTTAAAAGAATCGTAGAGTTCATTAGTGATAACAGAATAAATATAAGAGGTGATATAGTAATTACTACAATAATAGATGAATTTATTATAAATAATCCAGATGAGTTTTTAATTGAAATAAAAGTACCAATTATCTAA